One region of Synechococcus elongatus PCC 11801 genomic DNA includes:
- a CDS encoding MgPME-cyclase complex family protein translates to MATYHYILASEKFLIEEEPLAEVLQERQRHYAERNQTIDFWLVRQPAFLEAPELASIKAQCPQPAAAIISTNPQFITWLKLRLEFVLKGSFEAPTAAIADPLASLAAV, encoded by the coding sequence ATGGCGACTTATCACTACATTTTGGCTAGCGAAAAGTTTTTGATTGAGGAAGAACCCCTCGCAGAAGTATTGCAGGAACGCCAGCGTCACTATGCAGAGCGTAATCAGACCATCGATTTTTGGCTCGTGCGCCAGCCTGCTTTTCTCGAAGCGCCTGAGTTGGCCAGCATCAAGGCTCAGTGCCCTCAGCCTGCTGCTGCCATCATTTCGACCAATCCACAGTTCATTACTTGGCTAAAGCTGCGGCTTGAGTTTGTTCTCAAAGGCAGTTTTGAGGCACCAACAGCGGCGATCGCCGATCCCTTAGCATCCTTGGCGGCAGTCTAG
- a CDS encoding NIL domain-containing protein, which produces MSSDTATTELRIRLCIPEPRRNEPIIYTLITEYQLQVNIAAATMGANGIGEGWFDLSLAGPSDRIEEAIAFLRTNGLEVWTESEPTDW; this is translated from the coding sequence ATGAGTTCTGATACTGCAACAACGGAGCTGCGGATCCGCCTCTGCATTCCTGAGCCCCGTCGCAATGAACCCATCATCTACACGCTGATCACGGAATACCAACTGCAGGTCAACATCGCAGCTGCAACGATGGGAGCGAACGGCATTGGTGAGGGGTGGTTTGACCTCAGCCTGGCTGGCCCCTCGGATCGGATTGAAGAGGCGATCGCATTCCTGCGAACGAATGGCCTGGAAGTTTGGACGGAGTCTGAACCGACAGACTGGTAA
- a CDS encoding SRPBCC family protein: MAERCFQQAIAIQASCAAVEACFRDLSLMHRWLNPLLRCRPVGEWSLNRGSRTQFQIQIPLLYPCLDCIVCDRSEGKIVWQFEGFFQGTDTWQWWPEADHTRLDNCFRFQIAKPWIAWGFDRVAAGVTQRDMQAQLKRLKAIAESLPDDLT, translated from the coding sequence ATGGCTGAGCGTTGTTTCCAGCAGGCGATCGCAATCCAAGCGAGTTGTGCAGCGGTAGAAGCCTGTTTTCGTGATCTGAGCCTGATGCATCGCTGGTTGAACCCTCTGCTTCGCTGTCGTCCCGTCGGCGAGTGGAGCCTCAATCGCGGCAGTCGCACTCAGTTTCAGATTCAAATTCCGTTGCTCTACCCTTGCTTGGACTGTATCGTTTGCGATCGCAGCGAAGGGAAGATTGTCTGGCAGTTTGAGGGATTTTTTCAGGGAACTGATACATGGCAGTGGTGGCCCGAAGCTGACCACACACGTCTCGATAATTGCTTTCGCTTCCAGATTGCAAAGCCCTGGATTGCTTGGGGATTTGATCGCGTTGCTGCAGGAGTGACCCAGCGAGACATGCAAGCCCAACTGAAACGGCTTAAGGCGATCGCGGAATCCTTACCGGATGACCTCACCTAA
- a CDS encoding YlqD family protein: protein MAIGTPLQLKRTINVKAIVTPTWKQEAQNALQGQLGQVDAQIQQLDLQGQAAINEIRSQSANPVHPNVLQQIDNIQIQVNQQKTQLLEQKNQILQQLQQVQVVNLEEEVNQGQIESFFELHPGDNLIEKMQVEIVLRDGVVVEIRGAA, encoded by the coding sequence ATGGCTATCGGTACTCCTTTGCAGCTCAAGCGGACGATCAATGTCAAGGCGATCGTGACGCCGACTTGGAAGCAAGAAGCCCAAAATGCACTGCAGGGCCAGCTCGGTCAGGTAGATGCCCAGATCCAACAGCTAGACTTGCAGGGGCAGGCTGCTATCAATGAAATTCGCAGCCAAAGTGCCAATCCAGTACATCCCAATGTGCTGCAACAGATTGACAACATTCAGATTCAAGTCAATCAACAAAAAACCCAGCTACTAGAGCAAAAGAACCAAATTCTCCAGCAACTCCAGCAAGTACAAGTAGTCAACCTCGAAGAAGAAGTTAATCAGGGTCAAATCGAGAGCTTCTTTGAGCTCCATCCGGGCGATAACTTGATTGAAAAAATGCAAGTCGAAATTGTACTGCGTGATGGCGTTGTCGTCGAAATTCGCGGTGCTGCCTAG
- a CDS encoding AMP-dependent synthetase/ligase has protein sequence MTGTALAQPRAITPHEQRLLAQLQSYRDVQSLPQIWGRTASQFGAAPALIAPHADPPVTISYQELAIQIEAFAGGLLALGLPAATATDLPPRLALFADNSPRWLIADQGTLRAGAANAVRGAQADIPELLYILEDSGAIGLIVEDAALLHKLQPGLEEQSLQFVIVLSDEVVDLGGLRVVSFSEVLELGRSQTVPEPTLQLDRLATLIYTSGTTGQPKGVMLSHGNLLHQVTTLGVVVQPQPGDTVLSILPTWHSYERACEYFLLSQGCTQVYTTLRHVKQDLRHYRPQFMVSVPRLWESIYEGVQKQFREQPPKKRRLIDTFFAISQRFVLARRRWQGLDLLALDLSPLQRLTEGAWMLALAPLHRLGDRLVYGKVREATGGRIRQVISGGGSLALHLDTFFEIVGVDLLVGYGLTETSPVLTGRRPWHNLRGSAGQPIPGTAIRIVDPETQENRPSGDRGLVLAKGPQIMQGYFGKPEATAQVLDAEGWFNTGDLGYVVGEGNLVLTGRAKDTIVLTNGENIEPQPIEDACLRSSYISQIMLVGQDRKSLGALIVPNQEAIALWAAEQSISQTDLQGAVQKLIREELNREVRDRPGYRIDDRIGPFRLLEEPFSMENGLLTQTLKIRRNVVAERYAAMIDGMFESAS, from the coding sequence GTGACTGGAACCGCCCTCGCGCAACCTCGCGCCATCACGCCTCATGAACAGCGACTCCTGGCTCAATTGCAAAGCTATCGCGATGTCCAAAGCCTGCCCCAGATTTGGGGACGAACAGCCAGTCAATTCGGTGCTGCACCAGCCCTCATTGCTCCCCATGCTGACCCACCCGTCACGATCAGCTATCAGGAACTCGCTATCCAGATTGAGGCGTTCGCGGGTGGTTTGCTCGCGCTGGGATTACCGGCCGCAACAGCTACGGATTTGCCCCCACGATTAGCCCTGTTTGCAGACAACAGCCCCCGCTGGCTGATTGCGGATCAGGGCACACTGCGAGCCGGTGCTGCCAATGCCGTCCGCGGTGCTCAGGCAGATATTCCAGAACTGCTCTACATCTTGGAAGACAGCGGCGCGATCGGCCTGATCGTTGAAGATGCTGCCCTCCTTCATAAGCTACAGCCCGGATTAGAAGAGCAATCGCTGCAATTTGTGATCGTGTTGAGCGATGAAGTGGTTGACCTGGGCGGACTGCGCGTTGTCAGCTTTAGCGAGGTGTTGGAACTAGGGCGATCGCAGACGGTACCGGAACCGACTCTCCAACTCGATCGCCTCGCAACTTTGATCTACACCTCAGGCACCACAGGCCAGCCGAAGGGCGTCATGCTCTCCCATGGCAACCTGCTCCACCAAGTTACGACTTTAGGGGTTGTCGTTCAGCCCCAACCCGGCGACACCGTTCTGAGCATTCTGCCGACTTGGCATTCCTACGAGCGGGCCTGCGAGTACTTCTTGCTCTCCCAAGGCTGCACGCAGGTCTACACTACCCTGCGCCATGTCAAACAAGATCTGCGCCACTATCGGCCCCAGTTCATGGTCAGTGTGCCGCGTCTGTGGGAGTCGATCTACGAGGGAGTCCAAAAGCAATTTCGAGAGCAACCGCCGAAAAAACGTCGCCTGATCGATACATTCTTCGCGATCAGTCAGCGCTTTGTTTTGGCGCGTCGCCGCTGGCAAGGCTTGGATTTGCTGGCCCTCGATCTCTCGCCCCTGCAACGGTTGACTGAGGGCGCTTGGATGTTGGCTTTAGCGCCCCTGCATCGTTTGGGCGATCGTCTCGTCTATGGCAAGGTGCGTGAAGCAACCGGTGGCCGCATCCGCCAAGTAATCAGTGGTGGCGGCTCACTAGCGCTTCACCTCGACACCTTCTTTGAAATCGTCGGCGTTGATCTCCTCGTTGGCTATGGTCTGACGGAAACGTCGCCCGTGCTGACCGGTCGCCGCCCTTGGCACAACCTACGCGGTTCTGCAGGTCAGCCGATTCCGGGCACAGCAATCCGCATCGTCGACCCCGAAACCCAGGAAAATCGACCCAGTGGCGATCGCGGGCTGGTGCTCGCCAAAGGGCCACAGATTATGCAGGGCTACTTTGGGAAACCGGAGGCCACGGCTCAGGTGCTCGATGCCGAAGGGTGGTTCAACACTGGCGATCTGGGTTACGTCGTGGGCGAAGGCAACCTTGTGCTAACCGGTCGGGCCAAGGACACGATCGTGCTGACCAATGGCGAGAATATTGAGCCACAGCCGATCGAGGATGCTTGCCTGCGCAGTTCCTACATCAGCCAGATCATGCTGGTGGGGCAAGATCGCAAGAGTTTGGGGGCACTGATTGTTCCCAACCAAGAGGCGATCGCCCTTTGGGCCGCTGAACAGAGCATCAGCCAAACCGATTTGCAGGGGGCAGTGCAAAAATTGATTCGCGAGGAACTCAACCGCGAAGTGCGCGACCGCCCAGGCTATCGCATTGATGACCGCATTGGTCCCTTCCGACTCCTCGAAGAACCCTTCAGCATGGAAAACGGCCTGCTGACTCAAACCCTGAAAATCCGCCGCAATGTTGTGGCGGAGCGCTACGCGGCTATGATCGACGGGATGTTTGAATCGGCGAGTTAG